In Elusimicrobiota bacterium, one DNA window encodes the following:
- a CDS encoding response regulator — MATILLAEDDAGTREIAKIVLERSGHTVLEAPSGTEALAVLKREKVDLLLLDIMLPGLDGHSLLLLLADDGRLNALPVMVLSALGFAKDMFAKFPQVQSFLEKPFTPLALDAAVGRLVPPVG, encoded by the coding sequence GTGGCCACGATCCTTTTGGCGGAGGACGACGCGGGAACCCGCGAGATCGCCAAGATCGTTTTGGAGCGAAGCGGCCACACCGTGTTGGAAGCGCCCTCGGGCACCGAGGCCTTGGCCGTGTTGAAACGGGAAAAAGTGGACCTGCTTTTGTTGGACATCATGCTCCCCGGGTTGGACGGTCATTCGCTGCTTCTTCTGCTGGCCGACGACGGCCGCCTGAACGCCCTGCCGGTGATGGTCCTTTCGGCCCTGGGGTTCGCCAAAGACATGTTCGCGAAGTTCCCCCAGGTGCAGTCGTTTCTGGAAAAGCCGTTCACGCCCCTGGCGCTGGACGCGGCGGTGGGCCGGCTCGTGCCCCCCGTGGGTTGA
- a CDS encoding cytochrome c, with product MSLKETLLTRYFTLRNLFVGGNVLLLILFLAAAVKDADREWKGYQKTFYAKEIKRLTEALDGANAPEEKERLTKKLALVRAQPVRLRQLIVPGMDRYDRCTTCHLGFDPVLSPTGETDFTEQPFSARANDVHKTHPVEKFGCTVCHEGQGLATTVKAAHGPVPHWEKPLHRGAYLQASCAKCHSNLHDEKAMPFTAAWRRGESLFKEHGCIGCHQIHGQGGPISVDLAEETSDKPLSRIDWSHTDLPEEERTLAEWIRLHVATDPWTLVPGDPKAEFNEEPIAPSGMPFFQLSDADARAVTTYVLSFAKDKIPSNVVVPAAPRPEPVLRTAVERGRAVYVKFGCAACHAPDGSGGIRNFNYQGGTEPNLKKVMGTYKREELRQKLEKGVPIVGKADPQGPTPPLYMPSWKEKIKGQELDDLMTYLFSIAEKTEEW from the coding sequence ATGAGCCTGAAAGAAACCCTGCTCACGCGTTATTTCACCCTTCGGAATTTGTTCGTGGGAGGGAATGTTTTGCTTTTAATCCTTTTCCTGGCCGCGGCCGTCAAAGACGCCGATCGGGAATGGAAGGGTTACCAGAAAACGTTCTACGCAAAGGAAATCAAACGTCTGACGGAAGCGCTGGACGGGGCCAACGCGCCCGAAGAAAAAGAGCGGCTGACCAAGAAACTTGCCCTGGTACGGGCCCAGCCGGTCCGCCTCCGCCAGTTAATCGTTCCGGGCATGGACCGCTACGATCGTTGCACCACCTGCCACCTGGGTTTTGACCCGGTGTTGAGCCCCACCGGGGAAACCGATTTCACCGAACAACCTTTTTCAGCCCGGGCCAACGACGTTCATAAGACCCACCCCGTGGAAAAGTTCGGATGCACGGTTTGCCACGAAGGGCAAGGCCTGGCCACGACGGTGAAAGCCGCCCACGGGCCGGTGCCTCACTGGGAAAAGCCCCTTCACCGAGGGGCGTATCTTCAGGCGTCCTGCGCCAAATGCCACTCGAATCTGCACGACGAAAAAGCCATGCCCTTCACCGCCGCCTGGCGTCGGGGCGAATCCCTCTTTAAAGAACACGGGTGCATCGGTTGCCATCAGATTCACGGACAGGGCGGCCCCATCTCCGTCGACTTGGCCGAGGAAACGTCCGACAAGCCCCTTTCCCGGATCGATTGGAGCCACACGGATCTCCCCGAAGAGGAGCGCACCTTGGCCGAATGGATTCGCCTCCACGTGGCGACGGACCCCTGGACGCTGGTGCCCGGGGACCCCAAGGCGGAATTCAACGAGGAGCCGATTGCCCCCTCCGGCATGCCGTTCTTCCAGTTGTCCGATGCGGACGCCCGCGCCGTCACGACGTATGTTCTTTCCTTCGCCAAGGACAAGATTCCCTCGAACGTCGTGGTGCCCGCGGCGCCCCGACCCGAACCGGTCCTTCGCACCGCGGTGGAGCGCGGCCGGGCCGTCTACGTGAAATTCGGCTGCGCCGCCTGCCACGCCCCGGACGGATCGGGAGGAATTCGCAACTTTAACTATCAAGGCGGCACCGAACCCAATTTGAAAAAAGTGATGGGGACCTACAAACGCGAGGAATTGCGGCAGAAATTGGAAAAAGGCGTTCCCATCGTCGGCAAAGCGGATCCCCAGGGGCCGACGCCGCCGCTTTACATGCCCTCCTGGAAAGAGAAAATCAAGGGCCAGGAACTCGACGATTTGATGACGTATTTGTTCAGCATCGCGGAGAAGACGGAAGAGTGGTAG
- a CDS encoding FAD-dependent monooxygenase yields the protein MADEKFDAIVVGAGPAGTAAALTMARAGLSVVLLERGEYPGAKNVQGAVLYAKMLEDIVPGFWKDPQNPMERPITEQRIWVLSPDSGLQVGFKSDRWLQEPHNCYTIIRCNFDRWFSKKAEEAGAQLFTGVTVREGLRKDGKVVGVKTSEGDELYADVVVAADGVNSLLAQQLGLMDEWKADEVALGVKEVLALPREKLEDRFNLERGEGTTIEMFGDITQGMLGYAFLYTNKESISFGVGAKLSHLQKTGIRPPDLLEAAKNHPLVRRVLRDAKPLEYSAHLIPEGGYNSMPPLYADGFLIAGDAAQMVNPSHREGSNLAMAAGRMAGETVIEAKAAGDFSSKTLSNYQKKLRDSFVIPDLYDHRNLETEIEKHLDFVAEAPTLLAQSAMDYFAVDGRPRRDVQAAIIKRALRNKGVKSLIASEMNWGNAYNLLKMGLKAGLKFRKLTHEN from the coding sequence ATGGCCGACGAAAAATTTGACGCGATTGTGGTGGGCGCGGGTCCCGCGGGGACCGCGGCGGCCCTCACCATGGCCCGGGCGGGCCTCAGCGTTGTTTTGTTGGAGCGCGGCGAATACCCGGGCGCCAAGAACGTTCAGGGCGCGGTCCTCTACGCCAAAATGCTCGAGGACATCGTCCCCGGGTTTTGGAAAGATCCCCAAAACCCCATGGAACGCCCCATCACCGAACAGCGCATTTGGGTCCTCTCCCCCGATTCCGGCCTTCAGGTCGGATTCAAATCCGACCGATGGCTTCAGGAACCCCACAACTGTTACACGATCATCCGATGCAACTTCGACCGCTGGTTCTCGAAGAAGGCCGAAGAAGCCGGAGCCCAGTTGTTCACCGGCGTGACCGTGCGCGAGGGCCTTAGAAAAGACGGCAAGGTCGTCGGCGTTAAAACCAGCGAGGGCGACGAGCTTTACGCCGACGTGGTGGTGGCGGCCGACGGCGTCAACTCCTTGTTGGCCCAGCAGCTCGGCTTGATGGACGAATGGAAGGCCGACGAAGTGGCCTTGGGGGTCAAGGAAGTGTTGGCCCTCCCCCGGGAAAAGCTGGAAGACCGGTTCAACTTGGAACGGGGCGAAGGCACGACCATCGAGATGTTTGGGGACATTACCCAGGGCATGCTCGGCTACGCTTTTCTCTACACCAACAAGGAGAGCATCTCCTTCGGCGTCGGCGCCAAGCTCTCCCACCTCCAGAAAACCGGCATCCGTCCGCCCGATTTGCTCGAAGCCGCCAAAAACCACCCCCTGGTCCGCCGGGTGCTGCGGGACGCCAAACCCCTGGAATACTCGGCCCACTTGATCCCAGAAGGGGGGTACAACTCGATGCCGCCCCTCTACGCCGACGGTTTTCTCATCGCCGGCGACGCGGCCCAGATGGTCAATCCTTCCCACCGGGAAGGGTCCAATCTGGCCATGGCCGCCGGACGCATGGCGGGGGAAACGGTCATCGAGGCCAAAGCCGCGGGCGATTTTTCCTCCAAAACCCTTTCGAATTATCAGAAGAAACTGCGGGACTCCTTCGTGATCCCGGATCTATACGATCATCGTAACCTCGAGACCGAAATCGAAAAACACCTGGATTTTGTGGCGGAAGCGCCGACCCTCCTGGCCCAGTCGGCGATGGATTATTTCGCCGTCGACGGACGGCCCCGGCGGGACGTGCAAGCCGCCATCATCAAGCGGGCGCTCCGCAACAAGGGCGTGAAAAGCCTCATCGCTTCCGAAATGAACTGGGGCAACGCGTACAACCTTTTGAAAATGGGCCTCAAAGCGGGCCTCAAATTCCGCAAACTGACCCACGAGAACTAA